Proteins from one Tenrec ecaudatus isolate mTenEca1 chromosome 8, mTenEca1.hap1, whole genome shotgun sequence genomic window:
- the ODC1 gene encoding ornithine decarboxylase, with amino-acid sequence MTMFSHKELDCHFLDEGFTAKDILDQKINEVSSSDDKDAFYVADLGDILKKHLRWLKALPRVTPYYAVKCNDSRAVVQTLAAIGTGFDCASKTEIQLVQSLGVPPERIIYANPCKQVSQIKYAANNGVQMMTFDSEVELMKVARAHPKAKLVLRIATDDSKAVCRLSVKFGATLRTSRVLLERAKELEIDVIGVSFHVGSGCTDPETFVQAISDARYVFDMGTELGFHMCLLDIGGGFPGSEDVKLKFEEITSVINPALDKYFPSDCGVRIIAEPGRYYVASAFTLAVSIIAKKRVLKEQAGSDDEDESSEQTFMYYVNDGVYGSFNCILYDHAHVKPLLQKRPKPDERLYSSSIWGPTCDGLDRIVERCDLPEMHVGDWMLFENMGAYTVAAASTFNGFQRPAICYVMSGPSWQLMQQIRSHDFLAEVGEQDVSTLPVSCAWESGLKRHPATCAPAGINV; translated from the exons ATGACCATGTTCAGTCACAAGGAGCTTGACTGCCATTTCCTGGATGAAGGCTTCACGGCCAAGGACATTCTGGACCAGAAAATCAATGAAGTTTCTTCTTCA GATGACAAAGACGCCTTCTACGTGGCGGACCTGGGAGACATCCTGAAGAAGCACCTCAGGTGGCTGAAGGCGCTTCCTCGGGTCACCCCCTATTACGCAGTCAAGTGCAACGACAGCCGGGCCGTGGTCCAGACCCTCGCTGCCATAGGGACGGGGTTTGACTGTGCCAGCAAG ACGGAAATTCAGTTGGTGCAGAGTCTGGGCGTACCTCCAGAGAGGATAATTTATGCAAACCCTTGCAAACAAGTGTCTCAGATTAAGTATGCTGCCAACAATGGGGTTCAGATGATGACCTTTGACAGTGAGGTCGAGCTGATGAAAGTTGCCAGGGCACATCCAAAGGCAAA GTTGGTTTTGCGGATCGCCACGGATGACTCCAAAGCCGTGTGTCGCCTCAGTGTTAAGTTTGGTGCCACACTCAGGACGAGCAGGGTCCTGTTGGAGCGGGCCAAAGAGCTGGAGATTGACGTCATCGGTGTCAG CTTCCACGTGGGGAGCGGCTGCACTGACCCAGAGACCTTCGTGCAGGCCATCTCGGATGCCCGCTACGTCTTCGACATGGGG ACCGAGCTTGGCTTCCACATGTGCCTCCTGGACATCGGGGGTGGCTTTCCCGGCTCGGAGGATGTGAAGCTGAAATTTGAAGAG ATCACCAGTGTCATCAACCCGGCCTTGGACAAGTACTTCCCGTCAGACTGTGGAGTAAGAATCATCGCCGAGCCCGGCAGGTACTACGTCGCATCAGCTTTCACCCTCGCTGTGAGCATCATTGCCAAGAAGCGTGTGCTGAAGGAGCAGGCGGGCTCAGATG ATGAAGACGAGTCGAGTGAACAGACCTTCATGTACTACGTGAACGACGGCGTCTATGGATCCTTTAATTGCATCCTGTATGACCATGCCCACGTGAAGCCCCTTCTGCAGAAG AGACCCAAGCCAGATGAGAGGCTCTACTCGTCCAGCATATGGGGACCGACGTGTGACGGCCTGGACCGCATTGTGGAGCGCTGTGACCTGCCGGAGATGCACGTGGGCGACTGGATGCTGTTTGAGAACATGGGCGcatacaccgtggctgcagcgtcCACTTTCAATGGGTTCCAGAGGCCAGCCATCTGCTACGTGATGTCGGGGCCCTCCTG GCAGCTCATGCAGCAGATCAGGAGCCACGACTTCCTGGCAGAGGTGGGGGAGCAGGACGTCAGCACGCTGCCCGTGTCTTGTGCCTGGGAGAGTGGACTGAAGCGTCACCCGGCAACTTGTGCTCCGGCCGGGATCAATGTGTAG